From Pseudomonadota bacterium:
TATGTCAAAGCACCGAAGTACGGCAGGATGAGGCGGCCATGCTGGCCTCAGGGGTAGATATAATGCTGATCGTTGGTGGAAAAAACAGCTCGAATACGACGAAGCTTTACAATGTGGTAAAAAAAGTGCAACCGATTACATACCACATTGAGACTGAAAAAGATATGATGCCTGAATGGTTTTTGGGCGCGAACAAGGTTGGCATAACAGGGGGAGCCTCTACCCCGGATCATATTTTAGATATAGTGGAGAGGCGGGTAAAAAATCTTTAGGGGGCTCACATGTTAGATACCGGCGAAACGGGAGTACAAAAAGAAAAAACTCAAGAGGAGATGAGGGCGCTCTATGAGACTTCCATGAAGAGCCTGCAAGACGGTAATATCTTAAAGGGAAAAATCCTCAACATCAATGGTGACACCGTTATTGTGGATGTTGGGTTAAAGTCTGAAGGTAAGATCTCCATAAATGAATTTATCAGCAAATTAGGTGAGTCAAAGGTCCAGGTAGGCGATGAAGTTGAGGTAATGATTGTTGGAAGGGAAAGAGAGTTTGGGCTGCTTCTCCTCTCAAAGCAAAGGGTCGATTTTATCAGAACATGGCAAAAGATAAACAAATCCTTTGAAGAAGGAACTCACGTTGACGGAGATATTGTTTCGGAAGTAAAGGGTGGCTTTTCGGTAGATATAGGCGTTAACGCCTTCCTCCCCATATCTCAGGTAGATATTAAACCCGTAAAAAATGCCTCTTCCTTCGTCGGCAGACATCTAAGGTTCAAGGTTATCAAGGTGAACCAGCGAAAAGGGAACGTCATCGTTTCAAGAAGAATGTTTATGGAGGAAGAAAGAGATAAAAAGAAAAGCGAGTTCTGGAAAAATACCAAAAAGGATCAGGTCCTTTACGGTTTTGTACGAAATATAACCGACTATGGTGTCTTCATAGATCTTGGCGGGGTTGATGGTTTTCTCTATCTCAACGAAATCACATGGGGCAGGATCACACATCCAAAAGAATATTTAAGGGTCGGCGATGAGGTAAAGGTCAAAGTATTGGAGGCAGACGCAGAAAAAGAGAAAGTGTCTGTTAGCATAAAACAACTCAAACCAGACCCATGGCTTAAGGTAGAGGAAAAGTATCCGATAGAGGAAAAGGTAAAAGGCAAGATTGTAGGGATTGTTGACTATGGGGTTTTCGTGGAACTCGAGCAGGGCGTGGAAGGGCTCCTTCACATCAGTGAGATGAGTTGGGACAGAAGGATTAAAAATCCGGGCAAAATTGTAAAAAAGGGTGAATGGATCGAGCTCGTTGTTCTCGGAATAGATAAGGAGAAAAAACGAATTTCTCTGGGCCTGAAGCAACTATTGCCCGACCCATGGGATGAGCTTGCCCAAGAGTATCCTGTTGGATCGATAATTGAGGGAAGAGTAAAAAACATTACTGATTTCGGTATGTTCATCGGAATCGGAAACGGAATAGATGGTCTGGTTCACATGTCGGAAGTCTCATGGTCAAGGAGAAAAAAGGCTGTTTCCGATACCTATAAAAAAGGAGCAACGTTAGAAGCCCTTGTTATTAATATAGACAAAGGACAGAAAAAGTTTTCCCTGAGCATCAAACAATTAATCGAAGACCCGTGGATTGGTCTCACAAGCCGCTATCACGTAGGGGATATTGCTGACGGTTACATAACAAGTTTAACCGATTTCGGCATTTTTGTTGAGATAGAAAACGGCATAGAAGGTCTTATCCACATATCAGAGGTAGACGAAGCAAAGGGGAGACACCCTTCCGAGTTTTTTAAAATTGATGATAAGGTAAGGGCCATGGTTCTCAACATAGACGAGAGAAATAAGAGGATTGGCTTGAGCATCAAGGCAATAAAGAAAATTGAAGATGACAGAACAATAGAAACATATACCAGGGAAGAAGGTTCCCTCTCAACGCTCGGGGATTTTTTTGAACAGGCAACAAAAAAGGACAACGCAGAAACCACCGAAAAGCCTGGAGAGTAAAGTGCCTATCAAGAAAGAACTACTCGATATACTCTGCTGCCCTAAATGTAAGGGTGATATTAGTCTCAACGAATCGCAGGACGGTCTTATATGTGATGCCTGTAAATTGGTGTACCCCATCAAGGACGACATACCGATAATGCTTATCGATGAAGCCATCAGCATTGCTTCCAAATAGATACAGGTGCTTACAGACCTCCTCCTTATTCTCGCACTAAAGCTTTTCCAACAATTCGTTCGTATCTTGCCGGAAAGGGGCCAGCAGGGGGTTGGCGTTTTTTTTGGAAGGATTGCCTTTTACGTCCTGAAAAAAAGGCGAACCATCGCTATCACCAACATAAAAAGGGTTTTCAGCAATTCAGATGTTTCCTGGCAGAAGCACACCGCAAAAAAATGTTTCGAAAATATGGGGACCAACTTTATTGAACTTCTCCTTGTCCCATATCTTTCAAGGGCAGAATACAGTCTGCGTTTCAGCATAGACGACAGGCAGTTCGCAGATGAAGCGTTAAGGACGCACAGGGGGCTCATAGCCCTTGTATTCCATTATGCCAACTGGGAAATTATGGGTATTACATCACGCTTTTTCGAAAACGATGTTATCGCACTTGCACGCCCGCTAAAAAAACACGTAAAGTTGAACAACTTTCTCAACAGCCTGAGAATATCAACGGGTCTTAAAATTCTCCCCAATATCAATACCAGCAGGGACATCATGCGCTGCCTTAAAGAAGACAATATAATAGCAATACTTGCTGACCAGAGGGAAAAAAGATCAAGGGGAGTTTTTGTTGAGCTTTTTGGCGAAAAGGTCCCCACCTCAAGAGGGATTGCCATGATAGGCATGAAAACGGGCGCGCCTGTTACCCCTTTTTATTTGGTACGCAAAGGATTCCTAAGGTACACACTGGTTTGTGGTAAGCCAATAGATATGGAAAGAAAGGGGAATATCGAAGAATTGATCCACAAAAATACAAGGAAAATAAATGCATTCCTCGAAACTATCATACTCAAGCATCCTGAAGAATGGTTCTGGGTACATAGGCGTTGGGGGAGAAACACGTAAAGGCAGTCAAAAGAAGTCGATAGTGAATAGTGAATAGTCGAAAACCAAGAATCAAAAATCGAAAAAACAGAAAATATCAACTGCAAACTGCAAACTCTAAGTGCGTCCGGCGTCAAACTATTTGTCTTTGCTTCTATACAGGAACGAGTCTAAAAACCAGCCTGTTTTGTCAAAAAACCTCATAGTTTTCAGACGTTTCTTCATAAGCGGCAGCACGTCATATCCGGAAAGTCTCTTATAGCTTTTCAAAAAAAGTATCTTTTCTTTAACGCTCACATTACCATATCCGCTCTTTGCCATCTTTTCTACATACCTGTTGAGTCTCCAGAACATGCGCACCATATCTTTTTTTGTTATTGGCCCAATGCGGGCCTTATCGAAATCGAGGAATTTCATGTCATTATTGTGTGTAATCAATACGTTGTTAAGGTGCAGGTCGGGATGATAGGCCCCAACCCTTTCGAGGTCATACATATGGCCGGCAAGTGTCTTGATGATCTTTGACCTTGTCCCGGGCTCAGCTTTTGAAAAAAAATCCAACAGGCTTATCGCATCTTCTTCAAATACCGTAAGGAGATACGGGATTTTCATTGCGCCACATGTTTCAATTATTGCACAGTAGGGCTCAACAACAGGGAATCCCACTTTTTTTAAATAATAAATAATCTCCAGCTCCTTTATGGCCCTTTTCCCGGAAAAAAAATAATCCTTTGTGAACCCCCTTAATAAACCGCCGTGTATATATTTTCTGCACGCTATTCTTTTGCCGCCTACTGTTAGTACTTTTATGGAGTCTCTCCCTTTACCTTCCAGCACATCTGCCTTCAAAAAGGCATCTATCAGGACAGAGGGCTCAACTGCCCCATCCTGCAAGTAAAGATGAAACTTTCCATATGTATCCTTTTTCAAGCCGTGTCCTCCCTTGACTCCCTACTTCTTGTAATCACGCGATTTTATGCAGAGCTCCTCTATCTGCAGGATGATGTCCTGCCGTTCTTTTTCGCTCGTTTCACGGATAATCTTTCCCGGTGTTCCCATAACTAAGGAGTTTGGCGGAATGTAAGCCCCGGCGGTTACCACACTGCCCGCCCCGATAATAGAGCCCCTTGAAACAACGGCCCCATCGAGCACTATAGCGCCTATCCCTACCAGAACATGTGAATAAATATGGGCGCCGTGAACAACAACCCTATGGCTTATGAGGGCTTCGTCTTCGATCAACACAGGGTATTTTTCGGGCGCTTCAAGGAGCGCCAGGTCTAAAACAGCCGCCCTTCTGCCTACCCGGATCTGGGCGCTGTCTGCCCTTAATACTGCCATGGGCCAGATGCTTGCGCCTTCTTCAATAACCACATCCCCGATTATGCGTGCAGAAAAGTCTACATAGGCATCCCGGTGAATCTGCGGTTTCCTGTCTTTATAGGGCGTTATAAAACTTCTCATATTCATGTATTTTCTTTATATCTCCCTGAAACTTTACCATAATTGTGCCCGTCTGTGCTATAATTACCACGGTTCATTTGTATTATCAAAGTCGTCTATTATACTAACTATGCGATTTATTGCAGACCTCCATATCCATTCAAAATATTCAAGGGCCACCAGCAAGGATATGACCCCTGAGGCGCTATGGAAATGGGCCCAGCTAAAAGGCATAACAGTTGTGGGCACAGGCGATTTTACCCATCCTGCATGGTTTCAGGAGTTGAGGGAAAAGGTTGAGCCGACAGACAACGGGTTGTTCAGACTGAAAAAGGAATATGAGACAAACGATGTCCCCGATTCGTGTAAGTCAGATGTCTTTTTTATGCTTTCCTCCGAGATCAGCTCCATCTACAGCAAAAACGGAAGAACACGGAAGATACATTCCATAGTTCTTGTCCCCGACTTTGCCGATGTTGTAAAAATCCAAACAGCGCTTTCAAAAATAGGAAACATAAGGTCCGACGGGAGACCCATACTCGGCCTCGACGCTAAAATGCTTCTGAAGATTGTTATGGATATGTGCCCTCATGCCATGGTCATACCTGCCCATGCATGGACCCCCCACTTTTCCGTATTCGGTGCCGTATCAGGATTCGATTCTCTTGAGGAATGCTATGAGGAACTCACCCCGCATGTTTCAGCCATTGAAACGGGGCTTTCCTCAGACCCGCCCATGAACTGGAGGCTTTCGGCACTTGATCGTATAACATTAATTTCGAACTCTGATGCCCATTCGCCGTCCAAAATAGGGAGAGAGGCAAATATCTTCGATACAGAGTTATCCTATGCGGCCATAACAGACGCTGTTAAGACAAGAGAGGGTTTTCTCGGCACCATAGAGTTTTTTCCCGAAGAAGGGAAATACCACTATGACGGGCACAGAACATGCGGCGTCAATTTCTCCCCAAGGGACACAGTAAAGCACAACTACCTCTGCCCTGTGTGCGGAAGAAAGGTTACCGTAGGCGTTATGCACAGGGTTGACAAGCTTGCGGACAGGGAAGACGGCTTTAAACTGGAAGACGCACCGCATTTTTACTCCACGGTCCCCTTACCTGAAATCCTCGGGGAGACCCTTGATGTGGGTGCAAGCAGTAAAGCAGTAGACAAAGAATACCGGAAACTCCTCCACAGCCTCGGCAATGAATTCAAAATCCTCATGGACGTTCCCCTTGACAACATTGAAAGTGCAGGTACGCCTCTTATCAGAGAGGCTATATCGCGCGTGCGTTCCGGTAATGTCCATATTACGCCGGGCTTTGACGGTGAGTATGGTAAAGTTAAAATCTTTGAAGAGGCTGAGCGGACGAAAATTAAGCTTGTTAAAACTTTACAAAATAGTTATCCTTAAAACATAAAAGGCGCTTTGAATGAAACGAATACTTTTAATTGATTTTGAAAATGTACAGAAACTTGATTTTGAACTTATCGATCTCACAGATACTGAGATTGTAATCTTTGTCGGTAAATCCCAGAACAGGATCCCCTTCCCCGTTGTTGAAAAGACTCAAACCCTCGGTGAACGGGTTAAATGGCTTAAAATAGCCGGTGACGGTAAAAACAATCTTGATTTTCACATCGCTTTTGAATTGGGTTGCTTATGTGAAAGGCTTAAAAAAGACATCGAATTGATCATACTTTCCATGGACAGCGGATACGACTCGCTAATGAGGTACATAAACGATTCGGGCATACCCATAAAAAGAATTTCAAACCTTGCCGAACTGGCCGACAGCAAAAAACAGCTCCCCACCTCAAGGTTTACCGGCCTCGTGGTTTCAAATCTAAAGAAAATCGATAATCAGAAACGTCCAAGAACCGGGGGGACGTTAAAGAAACATGTTGAGTCATTATTAAGAGACAGGGCAAGCGCAAACGAAATTGATCTGATAATCGAAGAGATGTTCATTGCCGGACTGCTGACACAAACGAGCAATCGGCTGAAATATGACCTTGATCCTCCCAAGGAATAAAAGACAAGCACAAAGGTTTTGTCAAAACCCTTCTAAATATTCAGTGTAGCCAAGCTCCTCACGCACCCGCTTTAGAAATACGCTTTAAGTCTTTGAAAAGCGATAACATAGAATTATCATGATCGCAATATACTTTTTTGTAAAAATAATCTTTATACAAGAGAGGAACATATGACATGTTTTTACAAAATCATCTCAGTAATTTGGTTTTGTTACAGTTGTTATCTTTTTCTGTATGTTTTTTGTTCATGAATATTGGTTTTAGATTGTATATAATGTACTGTAAGGAAATTTACACAATATGGATAATAAAAAAAAGATATCCAAACCCTCCAAAAGCAATTCAAAAACGATAACCAATTTACAAAACACCGCATTTTTTGATTTAATAAACTCTTCGACTGACATCATTTTTCTCAAGGATACAAGTCTGCGCTATGCGCTGGTAAACAAACCCTATTCAATGCTTATCAATCGAGAACCGAATGATATCGTTGGTAAAACAGATTATGGTCTATGGCCACGAGATGTTGCAGATAAATTCAGTGAAATTGACAGGAAACTAAATACCTTTGATGAAAAAATCGTAGATCACATAATAATAAACGGAGTTGTTTATGAAATCTCTTCGCCCCCTGTTATGATTACCTCTAAAACAGAAAGGCATTGGAGGGTTTATTAAAGATGTGAGCAATCTTCACGCCTTCAGAGAACAACTGGAAAATGCCGAAAAGCAGTATATAGAATTCATAAATTTTCTCCCTTTTATTGTGGTAGAAATTGATTTTGAAGGTAAAGTAAAATTTGCAAACGAATATGCCTTTGATTTTTTTGGATATACCGAAGAAGACGTAAAATATGGCGTTAATGTTTTCCAACTATTGATTCCAGAACATCACGCCATGGCCCTTGAAAACATTGCCAAAGCAGCTAAAGGCGAAACAAAAATCCCTTACGAGTATACAGCCCGAAAAAGGGACGGCACTATGTGCCATTTGGTCCTGCACCATTATCCTGTTTTGAGGGAAAATAAGCTTCAGGGCTTATTACTCGCCGCAATGGATATTACTAAACGAAAAGAGCATGAAGAAACACTTCGGATGAATGAGGAGAAATACCGCAGCATTTTCGAAAACGCAGTAGAAGGCATCTTCCAGACTACACCGGATGGACGATAT
This genomic window contains:
- a CDS encoding PAS domain-containing protein; this encodes MDNKKKISKPSKSNSKTITNLQNTAFFDLINSSTDIIFLKDTSLRYALVNKPYSMLINREPNDIVGKTDYGLWPRDVADKFSEIDRKLNTFDEKIVDHIIINGVVYEISSPPVMITSKTERHWRVY
- a CDS encoding endonuclease Q family protein, which encodes MRFIADLHIHSKYSRATSKDMTPEALWKWAQLKGITVVGTGDFTHPAWFQELREKVEPTDNGLFRLKKEYETNDVPDSCKSDVFFMLSSEISSIYSKNGRTRKIHSIVLVPDFADVVKIQTALSKIGNIRSDGRPILGLDAKMLLKIVMDMCPHAMVIPAHAWTPHFSVFGAVSGFDSLEECYEELTPHVSAIETGLSSDPPMNWRLSALDRITLISNSDAHSPSKIGREANIFDTELSYAAITDAVKTREGFLGTIEFFPEEGKYHYDGHRTCGVNFSPRDTVKHNYLCPVCGRKVTVGVMHRVDKLADREDGFKLEDAPHFYSTVPLPEILGETLDVGASSKAVDKEYRKLLHSLGNEFKILMDVPLDNIESAGTPLIREAISRVRSGNVHITPGFDGEYGKVKIFEEAERTKIKLVKTLQNSYP
- a CDS encoding 30S ribosomal protein S1, with amino-acid sequence MLDTGETGVQKEKTQEEMRALYETSMKSLQDGNILKGKILNINGDTVIVDVGLKSEGKISINEFISKLGESKVQVGDEVEVMIVGREREFGLLLLSKQRVDFIRTWQKINKSFEEGTHVDGDIVSEVKGGFSVDIGVNAFLPISQVDIKPVKNASSFVGRHLRFKVIKVNQRKGNVIVSRRMFMEEERDKKKSEFWKNTKKDQVLYGFVRNITDYGVFIDLGGVDGFLYLNEITWGRITHPKEYLRVGDEVKVKVLEADAEKEKVSVSIKQLKPDPWLKVEEKYPIEEKVKGKIVGIVDYGVFVELEQGVEGLLHISEMSWDRRIKNPGKIVKKGEWIELVVLGIDKEKKRISLGLKQLLPDPWDELAQEYPVGSIIEGRVKNITDFGMFIGIGNGIDGLVHMSEVSWSRRKKAVSDTYKKGATLEALVINIDKGQKKFSLSIKQLIEDPWIGLTSRYHVGDIADGYITSLTDFGIFVEIENGIEGLIHISEVDEAKGRHPSEFFKIDDKVRAMVLNIDERNKRIGLSIKAIKKIEDDRTIETYTREEGSLSTLGDFFEQATKKDNAETTEKPGE
- a CDS encoding Trm112 family protein, whose protein sequence is MPIKKELLDILCCPKCKGDISLNESQDGLICDACKLVYPIKDDIPIMLIDEAISIASK
- a CDS encoding 4-hydroxy-3-methylbut-2-enyl diphosphate reductase, coding for KSVLSYLDNDGIVLQIPTSIKEKKIGVVSQTTQDKETFINVVRGRIEGVEELRVYNTICQSTEVRQDEAAMLASGVDIMLIVGGKNSSNTTKLYNVVKKVQPITYHIETEKDMMPEWFLGANKVGITGGASTPDHILDIVERRVKNL
- a CDS encoding gamma carbonic anhydrase family protein, which produces MNMRSFITPYKDRKPQIHRDAYVDFSARIIGDVVIEEGASIWPMAVLRADSAQIRVGRRAAVLDLALLEAPEKYPVLIEDEALISHRVVVHGAHIYSHVLVGIGAIVLDGAVVSRGSIIGAGSVVTAGAYIPPNSLVMGTPGKIIRETSEKERQDIILQIEELCIKSRDYKK
- a CDS encoding PIN domain-containing protein — protein: MKRILLIDFENVQKLDFELIDLTDTEIVIFVGKSQNRIPFPVVEKTQTLGERVKWLKIAGDGKNNLDFHIAFELGCLCERLKKDIELIILSMDSGYDSLMRYINDSGIPIKRISNLAELADSKKQLPTSRFTGLVVSNLKKIDNQKRPRTGGTLKKHVESLLRDRASANEIDLIIEEMFIAGLLTQTSNRLKYDLDPPKE
- a CDS encoding lysophospholipid acyltransferase family protein, which codes for MLTDLLLILALKLFQQFVRILPERGQQGVGVFFGRIAFYVLKKRRTIAITNIKRVFSNSDVSWQKHTAKKCFENMGTNFIELLLVPYLSRAEYSLRFSIDDRQFADEALRTHRGLIALVFHYANWEIMGITSRFFENDVIALARPLKKHVKLNNFLNSLRISTGLKILPNINTSRDIMRCLKEDNIIAILADQREKRSRGVFVELFGEKVPTSRGIAMIGMKTGAPVTPFYLVRKGFLRYTLVCGKPIDMERKGNIEELIHKNTRKINAFLETIILKHPEEWFWVHRRWGRNT